The DNA sequence aCATAAAAGTATTGTAAATTTATCCATTTACgtctttaatattataattggaTAAGTGACAAGAATGCTTTGATcttagataatatttttttttattagaatttaacgtcattttggattaaaataaatacttgaAATGCAATCCTTTATTCATCTTTAGCTAGTGACATATTTTCATAGTACAAAGTTTGATAATGTTTCTTTTCATTGTGGTTTTGTACTTTAAGATCATTGTTTATGGATTAAGAAATGTTTTATGGATGAAAGTTTGGATTAAAAACCTTATTTTCTAGCTTGTCTTACGTAGGAGTAGTAGAttcaactaattttaataataacaaatgtGAATTATTAAAAAGTTTAGTATTTGTCACAACTTATTGTTATTTGCTACCCTGATATCCGTATTAATTTGGAGCGAATAGATCTTATTTTAAAGTGATTTAATTAATTCTAGTATGTTATATGTATTTCactctttaataaatataaaaattagtaatctaaattaatagaaagatattttaaatagttatgtaactgagaaaaataaattatttaaaacatgaattgttttgaaaaaaaacggGAAGAAGGATGTATTTTTGTCCGTTTTGCATAAAATTCTGCTAGATatacaaaaaatgtaaaacGTAAATGCAATCAGAGTTTAACTTCGACAATCTAAAAGGTTTTTGTAAGAGTTTTTATTAATCAgatcatttgaaaattttaattctgATTAAAAAACAGCGCAAACAACGTCCAAGaaactatatataaatttgtctaatgcagaaagaaaagagaaccaCCTTATCATTATGCACTTAAAAGAAATATCGGTTCGTcaaattttttatctcaatctcgtcgtgttttattttaagaaaaatacaatttaCGTGAgacatgtaattttatttttatgtttcgTGGTATGTTCTTTATTCTATACTACTTTGTCAGAAGCCTAAGAAATTGATCAAGTACTTTGTTAATCTCTTGACTGATTTTGTTTTCCTAGCGAAACTTTCAGAAAGCAAAGATAAAGTTTTCAGTCTCAAATTTAAGGATTTTCCTTCAATGTTCTTCGCTGGATCTTTTGTTTTTCAAGCTTTTGGGCCATGTTAGACTAaagattttgttttgttttctattttgtgCAGCTTGAGAAAATGGCAACAGAGACATTTCTATTCACCTCTGAATCCGTCAATGAGGGCCACCCTGACAAGCTGTGCGACCAGATCTCCGACGCAGTGCTTGATGCCTGCCTAGAACAGGATCCTGACAGCAAGGTTGCCTGCGAGACATGCACCAAGACAAATATGGTCATGGTCTTCGGAGAGATTACAACCAAAGCCAACATAGACTATGAAAAGATTGTTCGCAAAACTTGCCGCAACATTGGATTTGTCTCCGATGATGTTGGTCTTGATGCTGACAAATGCAAGGTGTTGGTGAACATTGAGCAGCAGAGTCCTGATATTGCTCAGGGTGTGCATGGCCACTTCACCAAGCGGCCAGAAGAAGTTGGTGCTGGTGACCAGGGTCATATGTTTGGTTATGCCACTGATGAAACCCCGGAATACATGCCACTGAGCCATGTCCTTGCAACCAAACTAGGAGCACGCCTTACCGAGGTTAGGAAGAATGGAACCTGTGGTTGGTTGAGACCAGATGGTAAGACACAAGTGACAGTAGAGTACTACAATGAGAATGGTGCGATGGTTCCAGTTCGTGTCCACACTGTTCTGATTTCCACCCAGCATGACGAGAGTGTGACTAATGAACAAATTGCTGCGGATCTTAAGGAGCATGTTATCGAGCCAGTGATTCCTGAGAAGTACTTGGATGGGAAGACCATCTTCCACCTTAACCCTTCTGGTAGATTTGTGATTGGTGGTCCTCATGGTGATGCTGGTCTTACTGGGAGAAAGATTA is a window from the Vigna unguiculata cultivar IT97K-499-35 chromosome 7, ASM411807v1, whole genome shotgun sequence genome containing:
- the LOC114192426 gene encoding S-adenosylmethionine synthase 1-like, producing MATETFLFTSESVNEGHPDKLCDQISDAVLDACLEQDPDSKVACETCTKTNMVMVFGEITTKANIDYEKIVRKTCRNIGFVSDDVGLDADKCKVLVNIEQQSPDIAQGVHGHFTKRPEEVGAGDQGHMFGYATDETPEYMPLSHVLATKLGARLTEVRKNGTCGWLRPDGKTQVTVEYYNENGAMVPVRVHTVLISTQHDESVTNEQIAADLKEHVIEPVIPEKYLDGKTIFHLNPSGRFVIGGPHGDAGLTGRKIIIDTYGGWGAHGGGAFSGKDPTKVDRSGAYVARQAAKSIVASGLARRCIVQVSYAIGVPDPLSVFIDSYGTGKIPDKEILELVKENFDFRPGMITINLDLKRGGHRFLKTAAYGHFGREDPDFTWEVVKPLKWERPQN